From the genome of Halictus rubicundus isolate RS-2024b chromosome 2, iyHalRubi1_principal, whole genome shotgun sequence, one region includes:
- the Endog gene encoding endonuclease G, mitochondrial codes for MKALTKVILNVSTLSTVGFSGWFLGKYFEQKKHLSEENECRADIFSDTNVKGMPGLPLFGTVSAATAFVPQETVTNMGPKLSSTATRVSEIMRYGFPGLDNVRSFDDFVLSYDRRNRVAHWVFEHLTKERLQHNSEISRQKCEFKPDPSIHPFFRSDNSDYKQSGYDRGHLAAAGNHKIDQHHIDQTFYLSNMAPQVGRGFNRDSWNRLEKYVRSLTKVYQNVYVCTGPLYLPKKESDGKKYVRYEVIGANHVAVPTHFYKVIVGETDNSKLEMEAFVMPNTPIDDNAPITNFRVPPESIERAAGLLFFDKISRDKLSKINGKYIS; via the exons atgaaagCATTAACAAAAGTAATCTTAAATGTGAGTACTTTAAGTACCGTAGGATTCAGTGGTTGGTTTCTTGGTAAATATTTCGAGCAAAAGAAACACTTGAGTGAGGAAAATGAATGTCGAGCGGATATTTTCTCCGACACAAATGTTAAAGGAATGCCTGGTTTGCCTTTATTTGGAACAGTTTCTGCGGCTACCGCATTTGTTcctcaagaaactgtaacaaatATGGGTCCAAAATTGTCGTCAACGGCTACAAGAGTGTCCGAA ATTATGAGATATGGTTTTCCTGGATTGGATAATGTTAGATCGTTCGATGATTTTGTACTTTCCTATGACAGAAGAAATAGGGTTGCACATTGGGTGTTTGAACATTTAACTAAGGAGAGATTACAACATAATAGTgaaatatcacgtcaaaaatgtGAATTTAAACCTGATCCCAGTATACACCCCTTCTTTAG ATCGGACAATAGCGACTACAAACAAAGCGGATATGATCGTGGACATTTGGCAGCAGCTGGAAATCATAAAATTGATCAACATCATATAGACCAAACTTTTTATCTCTCAAATATGGCTCCACAAGTAGGACGAGGTTTTAATAGGGATTCGTGGAACAGATTAGAAAAATATGTTCGAAGCTTAACGAAAGTTTATCAgaatgtgtatgtgtgtacaGGACCCTTATATTTACCAAA GAAAGAATCTGATGGAAAGAAATATGTACGTTATGAAGTAATTGGAGCAAATCATGTAGCAGTACCaactcatttttataaagtaattgtTGGTGAAACTGATAATTCAAAATTAGAAATGGAAGCATTTGTAATGCCAAACACTCCCATAGATGACAATGCTCCTATAACAAATTTTCGG gtTCCTCCAGAAAGTATCGAGCGTGCTGCTGGGCTTTTATTCTTTGACAAGATATCACGTGATAAATTATCTAAAATAAATGGAAAGTATAtcagttga